Genomic window (Vidua macroura isolate BioBank_ID:100142 chromosome 3, ASM2450914v1, whole genome shotgun sequence):
CTCCATGTATATTTCTGCCTtacttcctgccttcctccctccttccctcctgctttaTCCATTGCAGATAGCTTCCCAGAGTCTGCagtgtgcctgctgctgctttttctcacAATATGGAGGAGATTCCTTGCTACCATGCACATAATGGAATTCCTCGTCTGGAGAAGTTGGTTGGGATGCAGGTGAGACACCAAGGTGGGCTGGAATGGGCTGCAGCTACCATGGAGCCAGTTGTGATCTGCTGTGGTGTTGGATTGTGTATTCCATAAAGGAGGCTCCTTTCCACCTCTCCTGCAGAATTCCAGCACGGAGCAGTGTTTCCGTCAGACAACTCGTAATCCTGAGGCTCAGAAAGATGGATGTGGAGAACCAGGATACAGGAGAAGCAGTGTCACCAGTCTAGGATACTCTGGAAGCTGTGAAGTAGGTGATCTTGGGGATTGAATGTTTACTCTGGATAGGAGAGACTCCTGGGGCTGAGTGGGATTTTGAGAAGAAATATGCAGGCTCAGGGGCAGCAGGTGAGACAAAACGCTCCCCACTGCTGGATCCCTGGATATGTgaaggaggaaaggctgaaagatGGCAGAAAGCCTGAGCATCTCtggatcacagaatcctggaatagtttgggtgggaagggaccttaaactcatcccattccaccctcTGGCATGGGCAGGAATACCTCCAGCACCTCCCCCTGGGTCAGGATTCTCTGAAGTCCCGTCCATCCCATCTCACCACCTGGGGGTAAAACACTCACCAGAAGATTCCTGGCCTCCCCACGGAGCCTGTTCCTGCCACAGTGAAAAACTCCAGCATGACTCCTTCACACTGCAAAGTATTCCTCCTCTGCTTCCAACGGCACTGGGACAAGGAGCCCCTCTCTGGATTTACAGATGTCTGTCCATAACCATATGTCCTTTCCTAGGACTGGGGTGCTTTGGGATAGTCTTACTCTGAGGGGGTTGCTCTTGCCCCAGAAACATCAGGGTGGGCTCAGCCTTTGCCCCTTGAGTTTTCCGGAGCCCTAATTCATCCCGGTCAGAATTTAAAGCCTccttggctctgtgctgtgTCAGGTTTTTCCTCCACTGCTGGCAGAAAGCAGCAACTTCTTCTTCTTCAGGGTCTGCTGGGGGTTGTCTCAAGCCCTGTTGGACAAAGGACTTGGTTTAATATATCCCTGTGCATCCTAAATTATGGAAAAGTCTGGATGTGCCGATGTGTGCATGATCCACACAGCATCGCTACCTCTTAATGCTTCAAAATGCTTCAGAATGCTTCAAAAGCTTTTtacagggagagggaaggagggcagTTTGTTGATAAGCAGGGaattttccaaaaggaaatttCCAGGTCATGAAGGACATTGGGATCTAGATagtcaaaattaattaattaattcagcaTCCACAAAGTGAAAAATGGACAAATAGAGGCAGTGATAAGTTTAATTAAGCACAGGAGGAGCTTTGTCACCCTTGGGGCTGATTGTTCAGCAAATGGGATTCCAAAAAATCTGTGCTTCCTTCAAAAAGATATGCTGATCCCAGGAAAAGCAGTAGGATTATAGAGGAGGATGGGATTCAGGTGGAAATGCTGCCTTAGGGAGAGGCTGGTGGTGTTTGCACTTGTTTTACAgttgttttcaggaaaaatctGTTCCCATGGACTTTACAGTCAGATCAGGTGGCTGTTGATGGCAGCTGCATGGGAAACTCTTGGGAATTTGGCTTTTGGGAATAAAGAGGATAGAATGGGCTGATTCCAAATAAAGGTGCTCTACGATCTAAAAATTAAGTGGGGAATGGACCAGGTAAAGGTGACTTCAAGGACAGTCAATGCCTGGGATGATGCAGGGTGCGCTTTGGACACAAGACAGGCACAAAATGAAAGTATTCCAGGAGGAATATTTGCTCCAGCTGGAGTCCCACAGCAGCCAGATCCCAGCTCCCATAGAAAAACCTGGATGAGAAACTCCCACAGCATGGAATTGCTGCCATCAGACTTCACTATTAGGGAGAAACCCTTTCCTGTGGGGttgggaggccctggcacagagaagctgtggctgccccatccctggaactgctcaaagccaggctgaatggggcttggagcaaccctTCCCACCCAAATAAGTCCGGGATTGATTCCATGATGGACTCACTTTGACACACGCCGCCTCGGCCGCCCTCAGGACATACTGGACTGCTTGAATGAGGTTCTGCAcattgctcagcagcagctcagaggaggCCTTGCTCTCCCCAGTCACTGCTTTCACCCTTCAAAGACATTCCAAAGGATTTTATTGGAACAACATTGGACATCCTGACAGTGTTGTTATTCCAAGCCCAGCTTGTCCCCTGCACCATCGGAGCAGGGAAACCCATGGAGGAAAGGGAGGCCTCCAAATTGTTCCACAACTCTTGGACAATATCCACCTCCCTTAGGACCTCTGGAGACCACAACCCACATTCCTTGGAGAAGGGATCCCTCTTGGATGACCCTGGGAGAAGTgatcccagctgctggcagctcaccTGGCCACAATGCCGAGCTGGCTGCTGATGGATTGGGTGTGCTCAGTGGCACGGAGTAGCTCCATGGAGCATCTCTGGTCCAGGCAGTGCTTGGCGAGGATGTTCCCAAACTTAACAACCACTTGCCCATTGGAAACCATTTGCCTGGCACAGGCAACAAACTGCTCCTTGCTCTGGAATGGGATAAAAATCAATGggactggggagagaaggaaaaaaacccttttcctgcaggacagggaaggTCCAGGAGGCTCAGATAAATCCTGAGGAAAGGACAGGATGCCCAGCTCACATCCAACCAGAAGGAAGGAATTTGGAGTATTTTGCATAAATAGAGTTGGTGCCACTCTCCCAAGAGCTGGATGACAAAGGGATTTAGGATGGAATTGCCATGATCCTAAGGGAAAATTAGAGGAATGAAATGCTATCTACCGCAATGGGGCCCTTCCTCCGCAGGAACTGAGCCATGTGGAGCATCCTCGTGGCCATGTCCTGGGTCACCTGGGACACGCTGCTGGGGCCACCTTGCCACTTGTTACAGtttcctctctcctgctttGCAGGGGAGATGCTGGAAAGGCCATCCTGGTGCTGTTGAGACAGTAATGGAGCAGATTCCAAACCTGGAATGTGTGGACACAGCGATGCTGAGTGGTCTCCTCCACCTGGGTGTTTCTGAAGGAGATTTTGGTGAGTAAAGTTGGTGAGAGAGCTGTCCACCTCCTTCCGGGTCCACTCCACCTTCccaccagcccttctccctAAATCCAAAGCCCTTGGAGCCATCTCCAAATGGGAGTGGGGTGTCCTGCAAGCTGACAATTTGCAATTTATTCCCAGCACAATTAGAGCTCTAAAGCACTTTGCTGAGGGACCAaagcctttcccagctcctgacACCCATGGGAATGGAGTTGCTGGTATTCCCAGAGGGAATGTGTGGAGGTGAGGGAGAGTGCTATAGCCCCTCTGCCTGTGAAATGGTGGATTGGGATGGATGTGGGAGAGCCTGGCTGATTGGATATCCAGGAATCCAGGGCTGCCAGAAACCTGAGCTGCCTGAGTGGCCCAGGGTCAGCCTGCTGACCTCCAGAGGCCCTGCTAGCATCCCTCACATTCCTACTCCATTCTGGGAGCACCAGGAATGAAGAACAGCCCTGACCAacaccctgccagggaaaagAGCTCCCTTACCAGCTCACCCACTTCCCGCATGGCTCCACGCGCTCCTCTGCTCCTGCGTGGATGAATTCCTGCTGCCTCAGTGGGCTTTGGGACTGGGGAGAGTCCAGCTGTGCTGTTGGGTGATCCTGGGAAgtgttcctgctgcaggcatTCTGTGAGGCACTGGAGGATGTCCCTGTCGATTCCATGGATAACCCAGAGCTGTGTGACAAGGTAGTGTGCCTTGGCCGACCAGTACCACACCATGCCATCCAGGTGGGGATCCCCAGTGTCCTGGCAGGGATCCCCAGTGTCCTGGTGGCTCCGGAATTGCCGCCGGACACTTCCCACCATGTCAGCcgtgaggagcaggaggtggtCAGCCATGGATAGCAGGTCAGGCTGCGATGTAAGTTGAGCACTGGCCTCCAGGGCACCCCGGAGGGTGTTTCTGACCCTCTGGACATCAGCCATGAGCTGATTTGCCTTCTCCTCAAAACCTTCTttgctcctctccctctcctcttggGTGAGGTTGGACAGAGCTGTTCCAACCACATCTTGGATGAGTTGCAGCTGTTCCATGTTGACCCTTTCCAGGTGGAGCAACAACGCCTTGGCCCTGAGGGCCACGTCCCTCTGCAGGAGCTCAAAGCGGATGGCCAAGCTGACAGTAGGCAATGGGGAGAGCAGAAGGGTGTTGGACACATCCAGCAATGCTTCCATGAGCACTTGGATCTCTTCCCGGAGCACCAGGATTTCTCTGGCACCGTGGTCTCCAGGGCAGGATAAGTAGGAGAGCCGGGCAGCCTCCTGCAACCTGAGGGAATtctcagccacagcagccaggaggcTCTGTGGGCCAACCTTGTTCCTCACGGCTCTGCTCAGTTTCCTCAGGAACAGGACATCCCTGCCCATGAACTGATCCATGGCATCCAGCAGGACACACATGCCAATGGCCCACCGGACACTGTGCAGCTCCAGGATGGCCTTTTCCATCCCACAGGATTTCCTGAAGGACACTGCCTTCTCCAGGAATCCTTTGGTGTtcagctgagcacaggaaaACTTGGCTTGGAGCTGCAGAAAGCTCTCCTGGACATGAGAGGGATTGGGATTTTCCCTACTGCAGACTGTGCTTGCAATGTCTCCTGCCACCTGCACTGCTCCTGCTAAACCCAGCAGGGTCTCATCCAAAGCCTGCTTCCCTCTTGGAAAGTCACCCGACAGGATAAATCCAAGCACTTGCTGGGCCAGACCATTCCAAGAgcctgccacagctgccaggcacTCCCGAGTCTCCTGGATCCTTCCTGAGAGCCTGAGTGCCATTTGGAGAagcctgcctggagcagggagctgcctgggggCCATTTCTGTGGCCAGGCTGATGATCCTTGGGGTAAGTGCCTTGAtatcccagtgctgctccagcacctggagctgggggaCTTCAGCCACAGGCAGTGCTTCCCATGCGGCTTGCACATAGCCGTTGGAGAGCTCCAGCAGGACGGAGCAAACAGCACGGACAGTATCTGTGTCACCATCTCGGGATGCTCCCAGGAGAGCTGTGATGACAGGGTGTGTATCCCCTTTCCATGGATCCAGGTGGAAGTTAGCTGGTGGTGAAGATGGATGACTTTGGATATCTTCTTGGAACGCTGCCTCATCTGTACTGGTTTGTGTCCCAGTGTG
Coding sequences:
- the LOC128804880 gene encoding uncharacterized protein LOC128804880 isoform X1, with amino-acid sequence MERFSLSELGLPTENKAIQGILCSMGVELCHLLLALEREDGICPAFPTLGEKAGKLAKAMEELAAVSRRLSKDSSEERRTEMCPMGESLLQAGRDVVLAAFQLQEHPDSPWHREHMAAAAKRTLMETAKILQLEEAAGMRRITGAASWLLECLSVLRDARDTPGLLAAFQAFSEAVLLLSRLTAKRLQELGDCPGGKSLAQTLQLLHKCVSLIHTTKQDTLTYSRDSQADLSQDSVFQLTERTIRELLSLLMEPQDRSGIFSQQVSRLQALLSHPDTLRLSEGGFSSHLEAVILHGMLLAESSRLDLQLELVERCWVLLQLRRSICSHMSQREGQGEHGLELECQRLRNELENLDRAVLRATLCQILDGFFEEKEPLRQLFEGALSLAHSGCCPAGPGGILRKLQPLIVTFFAQAQRILRAADLLLARCAKAQTAREIQEGVEHLRSLLASLPSLIMETSGNTMEQLQVMCCAWARATNSLLCCFEETIGMREFLELSILELAKQKERCEAALECWDPEGFFWHTTRFMGWARWVVRASTRHVDRTTDPIFRNGLLVWVEHLAKSVLELGAVTALIPGRFSCLQSQDAFSQAVSSLMDAALHVQAGLDGSNHPEILSPLREQVRSTKVKKGLEFSPSHTGTQTSTDEAAFQEDIQSHPSSPPANFHLDPWKGDTHPVITALLGASRDGDTDTVRAVCSVLLELSNGYVQAAWEALPVAEVPQLQVLEQHWDIKALTPRIISLATEMAPRQLPAPGRLLQMALRLSGRIQETRECLAAVAGSWNGLAQQVLGFILSGDFPRGKQALDETLLGLAGAVQVAGDIASTVCSRENPNPSHVQESFLQLQAKFSCAQLNTKGFLEKAVSFRKSCGMEKAILELHSVRWAIGMCVLLDAMDQFMGRDVLFLRKLSRAVRNKVGPQSLLAAVAENSLRLQEAARLSYLSCPGDHGAREILVLREEIQVLMEALLDVSNTLLLSPLPTVSLAIRFELLQRDVALRAKALLLHLERVNMEQLQLIQDVVGTALSNLTQEERERSKEGFEEKANQLMADVQRVRNTLRGALEASAQLTSQPDLLSMADHLLLLTADMVGSVRRQFRSHQDTGDPCQDTGDPHLDGMVWYWSAKAHYLVTQLWVIHGIDRDILQCLTECLQQEHFPGSPNSTAGLSPVPKPTEAAGIHPRRSRGARGAMREVGELKHPGGGDHSASLCPHIPGLESAPLLSQQHQDGLSSISPAKQERGNCNKWQGGPSSVSQVTQDMATRMLHMAQFLRRKGPIASKEQFVACARQMVSNGQVVVKFGNILAKHCLDQRCSMELLRATEHTQSISSQLGIVARVKAVTGESKASSELLLSNVQNLIQAVQYVLRAAEAACVKGLRQPPADPEEEEVAAFCQQWRKNLTQHRAKEALNSDRDELGLRKTQGAKAEPTLMFLGQEQPPQSKTIPKHPSPRKGHMVMDRHL
- the LOC128804880 gene encoding uncharacterized protein LOC128804880 isoform X5, producing MERFSLSELGLPTENKAIQGILCSMGVELCHLLLALEREDGICPAFPTLGEKAGKLAKAMEELAAVSRRLSKDSSEERRTEMCPMGESLLQAGRDVVLAAFQLQEHPDSPWHREHMAAAAKRTLMETAKILQLEEAAGMRRITGAASWLLECLSVLRDARDTPGLLAAFQAFSEAVLLLSRLTAKRLQELGDCPGGKSLAQTLQLLHKCVSLIHTTKQDTLTYSRDSQADLSQDSVFQLTERTIRELLSLLMEPQDRSGIFSQQVSRLQALLSHPDTLRLSEGGFSSHLEAVILHGMLLAESSRLDLQLELVERCWVLLQLRRSICSHMSQREGQGEHGLELECQRLRNELENLDRAVLRATLCQILDGFFEEKEPLRQLFEGALSLAHSGCCPAGPGGILRKLQPLIVTFFAQAQRILRAADLLLARCAKAQTAREIQEGVEHLRSLLASLPSLIMETSGNTMEQLQVMCCAWARATNSLLCCFEETIGMREFLELSILELAKQKERCEAALECWDPEGFFWHTTRFMGWARWVVRASTRHVDRTTDPIFRNGLLVWVEHLAKSVLELGAVTALIPGRFSCLQSQDAFSQAVSSLMDAALHVQAGLDGSNHPEILSPLREQVRSTKVKKGLEFSPSHTGTQTSTDEAAFQEDIQSHPSSPPANFHLDPWKGDTHPVITALLGASRDGDTDTVRAVCSVLLELSNGYVQAAWEALPVAEVPQLQVLEQHWDIKALTPRIISLATEMAPRQLPAPGRLLQMALRLSGRIQETRECLAAVAGSWNGLAQQVLGFILSGDFPRGKQALDETLLGLAGAVQVAGDIASTVCSRENPNPSHVQESFLQLQAKFSCAQLNTKGFLEKAVSFRKSCGMEKAILELHSVRWAIGMCVLLDAMDQFMGRDVLFLRKLSRAVRNKVGPQSLLAAVAENSLRLQEAARLSYLSCPGDHGAREILVLREEIQVLMEALLDVSNTLLLSPLPTVSLAIRFELLQRDVALRAKALLLHLERVNMEQLQLIQDVVGTALSNLTQEERERSKEGFEEKANQLMADVQRVRNTLRGALEASAQLTSQPDLLSMADHLLLLTADMVGSVRRQFRSHQDTGDPCQDTGDPHLDGMVWYWSAKAHYLVTQLWVIHGIDRDILQCLTECLQQEHFPGSPNSTAGLSPVPKPTEAAGIHPRRSRGARGAMREVGELGLRQPPADPEEEEVAAFCQQWRKNLTQHRAKEALNSDRDELGLRKTQGAKAEPTLMFLGQEQPPQSKTIPKHPSPRKGHMVMDRHL
- the LOC128804880 gene encoding uncharacterized protein LOC128804880 isoform X4 — protein: MERFSLSELGLPTENKAIQGILCSMGVELCHLLLALEREDGICPAFPTLGEKAGKLAKAMEELAAVSRRLSKDSSEERRTEMCPMGESLLQAGRDVVLAAFQLQEHPDSPWHREHMAAAAKRTLMETAKILQLEEAAGMRRITGAASWLLECLSVLRDARDTPGLLAAFQAFSEAVLLLSRLTAKRLQELGDCPGGKSLAQTLQLLHKCVSLIHTTKQDTLTYSRDSQADLSQDSVFQLTERTIRELLSLLMEPQDRSGIFSQQLRRSICSHMSQREGQGEHGLELECQRLRNELENLDRAVLRATLCQILDGFFEEKEPLRQLFEGALSLAHSGCCPAGPGGILRKLQPLIVTFFAQAQRILRAADLLLARCAKAQTAREIQEGVEHLRSLLASLPSLIMETSGNTMEQLQVMCCAWARATNSLLCCFEETIGMREFLELSILELAKQKERCEAALECWDPEGFFWHTTRFMGWARWVVRASTRHVDRTTDPIFRNGLLVWVEHLAKSVLELGAVTALIPGRFSCLQSQDAFSQAVSSLMDAALHVQAGLDGSNHPEILSPLREQVRSTKVKKGLEFSPSHTGTQTSTDEAAFQEDIQSHPSSPPANFHLDPWKGDTHPVITALLGASRDGDTDTVRAVCSVLLELSNGYVQAAWEALPVAEVPQLQVLEQHWDIKALTPRIISLATEMAPRQLPAPGRLLQMALRLSGRIQETRECLAAVAGSWNGLAQQVLGFILSGDFPRGKQALDETLLGLAGAVQVAGDIASTVCSRENPNPSHVQESFLQLQAKFSCAQLNTKGFLEKAVSFRKSCGMEKAILELHSVRWAIGMCVLLDAMDQFMGRDVLFLRKLSRAVRNKVGPQSLLAAVAENSLRLQEAARLSYLSCPGDHGAREILVLREEIQVLMEALLDVSNTLLLSPLPTVSLAIRFELLQRDVALRAKALLLHLERVNMEQLQLIQDVVGTALSNLTQEERERSKEGFEEKANQLMADVQRVRNTLRGALEASAQLTSQPDLLSMADHLLLLTADMVGSVRRQFRSHQDTGDPCQDTGDPHLDGMVWYWSAKAHYLVTQLWVIHGIDRDILQCLTECLQQEHFPGSPNSTAGLSPVPKPTEAAGIHPRRSRGARGAMREVGELKHPGGGDHSASLCPHIPGLESAPLLSQQHQDGLSSISPAKQERGNCNKWQGGPSSVSQVTQDMATRMLHMAQFLRRKGPIASKEQFVACARQMVSNGQVVVKFGNILAKHCLDQRCSMELLRATEHTQSISSQLGIVARVKAVTGESKASSELLLSNVQNLIQAVQYVLRAAEAACVKGLRQPPADPEEEEVAAFCQQWRKNLTQHRAKEALNSDRDELGLRKTQGAKAEPTLMFLGQEQPPQSKTIPKHPSPRKGHMVMDRHL
- the LOC128804880 gene encoding uncharacterized protein LOC128804880 isoform X3 is translated as MERFSLSELGLPTENKAIQGILCSMGVELCHLLLALEREDGICPAFPTLGEKAGKLAKAMEELAAVSRRLSKDSSEERRTEMCPMGESLLQAGRDVVLAAFQLQEHPDSPWHREHMAAAAKRTLMETAKILQLEEAAGMRRITGAASWLLECLSVLRDARDTPGLLAAFQAFSEAVLLLSRLTAKRLQELGDCPGGKSLAQTLQLLHKCVSLIHTTKQDTLTYSRDSQADLSQDSVFQLTERTIRELLSLLMEPQDRSGIFSQQVSRLQALLSHPDTLRLSEGGFSSHLEAVILHGMLLAESSRLDLQLELVERCWVLLQLRRSICSHMSQREGQGEHGLELECQRLRNELENLDRAVLRATLCQILDGFFEEKEPLRQLFEGALSLAHSGCCPAGPGGILRKLQPLIVTFFAQAQRILRAADLLLARCAKAQTAREIQEGVEHLRSLLASLPSLIMETSGNTMEQLQVMCCAWARATNSLLCCFEETIGMREFLELSILELAKQKERCEAALECWDPEGFFWHTTRFMGWARWVVRASTRHVDRTTDPIFRNGLLVWVEHLAKSVLELGAVTALIPGRFSCLQSQDAFSQAVSSLMDAALHVQAGLDGSNHPEILSPLREQVRSTKVKKGLEFSPSHTGTQTSTDEAAFQEDIQSHPSSPPANFHLDPWKGDTHPVITALLGASRDGDTDTVRAVCSVLLELSNGYVQAAWEALPVAEVPQLQVLEQHWDIKALTPRIISLATEMAPRQLPAPGRLLQMALRLSGRIQETRECLAAVAGSWNGLAQQVLGFILSGDFPRGKQALDETLLGLAGAVQVAGDIASTVCSRENPNPSHVQESFLQLQAKFSCAQLNTKGFLEKAVSFRKSCGMEKAILELHSVRWAIGMCVLLDAMDQFMGRDVLFLRKLSRAVRNKVGPQSLLAAVAENSLRLQEAARLSYLSCPGDHGAREILVLREEIQVLMEALLDVSNTLLLSPLPTVSLAIRFELLQRDVALRAKALLLHLERVNMEQLQLIQDVVGTALSNLTQEERERSKEGFEEKANQLMADVQRVRNTLRGALEASAQLTSQPDLLSMADHLLLLTADMVGSVRRQFRSHQDTGDPCQDTGDPHLDGMVWYWSAKAHYLVTQLWVIHGIDRDILQCLTECLQQEHFPGSPNSTAGLSPVPKPTEAAGIHPRRSRGARGAMREVGELHQDGLSSISPAKQERGNCNKWQGGPSSVSQVTQDMATRMLHMAQFLRRKGPIASKEQFVACARQMVSNGQVVVKFGNILAKHCLDQRCSMELLRATEHTQSISSQLGIVARVKAVTGESKASSELLLSNVQNLIQAVQYVLRAAEAACVKGLRQPPADPEEEEVAAFCQQWRKNLTQHRAKEALNSDRDELGLRKTQGAKAEPTLMFLGQEQPPQSKTIPKHPSPRKGHMVMDRHL
- the LOC128804880 gene encoding uncharacterized protein LOC128804880 isoform X2, whose amino-acid sequence is MERFSLSELGLPTENKAIQGILCSMGVELCHLLLALEREDGICPAFPTLGEKAGKLAKAMEELAAVSRRLSKDSSEERRTEMCPMGESLLQAGRDVVLAAFQLQEHPDSPWHREHMAAAAKRTLMETAKILQLEEAAGMRRITGAASWLLECLSVLRDARDTPGLLAAFQAFSEAVLLLSRLTAKRLQELGDCPGGKSLAQTLQLLHKCVSLIHTTKQDTLTYSRDSQADLSQDSVFQLTERTIRELLSLLMEPQDRSGIFSQQVSRLQALLSHPDTLRLSEGGFSSHLEAVILHGMLLAESSRLDLQLELVERCWVLLQLRRSICSHMSQREGQGEHGLELECQRLRNELENLDRAVLRATLCQILDGFFEEKEPLRQLFEGALSLAHSGCCPAGPGGILRKLQPLIVTFFAQAQRILRAADLLLARCAKAQTAREIQEGVEHLRSLLASLPSLIMETSGNTMEQLQVMCCAWARATNSLLCCFEETIGMREFLELSILELAKQKERCEAALECWDPEGFFWHTTRFMGWARWVVRASTRHVDRTTDPIFRNGLLVWVEHLAKSVLELGAVTALIPGRFSCLQSQDAFSQAVSSLMDAALHVQAGLDGSNHPEILSPLREQVRSTKVKKGLEFSPSHTGTQTSTDEAAFQEDIQSHPSSPPANFHLDPWKGDTHPVITALLGASRDGDTDTVRAVCSVLLELSNGYVQAAWEALPVAEVPQLQVLEQHWDIKALTPRIISLATEMAPRQLPAPGRLLQMALRLSGRIQETRECLAAVAGSWNGLAQQVLGFILSGDFPRGKQALDETLLGLAGAVQVAGDIASTVCSRENPNPSHVQESFLQLQAKFSCAQLNTKGFLEKAVSFRKSCGMEKAILELHSVRWAIGMCVLLDAMDQFMGRDVLFLRKLSRAVRNKVGPQSLLAAVAENSLRLQEAARLSYLSCPGDHGAREILVLREEIQVLMEALLDVSNTLLLSPLPTVSLAIRFELLQRDVALRAKALLLHLERVNMEQLQLIQDVVGTALSNLTQEERERSKEGFEEKANQLMADVQRVRNTLRGALEASAQLTSQPDLLSMADHLLLLTADMVGSVRRQFRSHQDTGDPCQDTGDPHLDGMVWYWSAKAHYLVTQLWVIHGIDRDILQCLTECLQQEHFPGSPNSTAGLSPVPKPTEAAGIHPRRSRGARGAMREVGELKHPGGGDHSASLCPHIPGLESAPLLSQQHQDGLSSISPAKQERGNCNKWQGGPSSVSQVTQDMATRMLHMAQFLRRKGPIASKEQFVACARQMVSNGQVVVKFGNILAKHCLDQRCSMELLRATEHTQSISSQLGIVARVKAVTGESKASSELLLSNVQNLIQAVQYVLRAAEAACVKGLRQPPADPEEEEVAAFCQQWRKNLTQHRAKEALNSDRDELGLRKTQGAKAEPTLMFLGQEQPPQMPLEAEEEYFAV